From the Anguilla anguilla isolate fAngAng1 chromosome 6, fAngAng1.pri, whole genome shotgun sequence genome, one window contains:
- the LOC118229821 gene encoding muscarinic acetylcholine receptor M5-like, protein MEAEYPQNFTVHGNASNVQAITHSLWEVISIATMSAIVSLITIIGNILVMLSFKVNSQLKTVNNYYLLSLAFADLIIGIFSMNLYTSYILMGYWALGSLACDLWLSLDYVASNASVMNLLVISFDRYFSITRPLTYRAKRTPRRAGFMIGLAWLVSLVLWAPPILCWQYFVGKRTVPLRQCQIQFFSEPVITFGTAIAAFYIPISIMIILYCRIYRETEKRTKDLVELQGHAPSAHLGPTKPQKIIIGSCFSCKRSSSTSCERKQTSWSSSNPGMVSISTTASTQEWLRAEQMATFNSYVSLEDDERRSSSGTLQAGQMNPACEQDESHELASLNEGLYIASHPKCGLQKNKRGISYKFRLVPKDESPRPGRNREAKTMPSTCSSAESLGHPSTSSSSSRISGPILKSQNSKRKRMVLIKEKKAAQTLSAILLAFILTWTPYNIMVLVSTFCSDCVPLSLWHLGYWLCYVNSTVNPMCYALCNKTFRKTFRTLLLCQWKRRRDEERLYWGGQSVVMGSKVT, encoded by the coding sequence AAAGTCAACAGTCAACTAAAGACAGTGAACAATTATTACTTACTGAGCTTGGCTTTTGCAGACCTCATTATCGGCATCTTCTCCATGAATTTATACACATCTTACATACTGATGGGATACTGGGCTCTGGGAAGCTTGGCATGTGACCTCTGGTTATCTCTGGATTATGTGGCCAGCAATGCATCTGTAATGAATTTGCTGGTCATCAGTTTTGACAGGTATTTCTCTATTACCCGGCCACTGACGTACAGGGCAAAGCGGACACCAAGACGGGCTGGGTTCATGATTGGCCTGGCGTGGTTAGTATCTCTAGTCCTGTGGGCCCCTCCCATTTTATGCTGGCAGTATTTTGTTGGCAAAAGAACTGTCCCCCTCCGACAGTGCCAGATTCAATTCTTCTCAGAGCCAGTGATCACATTTGGCACAGCTATTGCTGCTTTCTACATCCCCATTTCCATCATGATAATCTTGTACTGCCGGAtctacagagagacagagaagcgcACAAAGGACCTGGTGGAGCTCCAGGGGCATGCTCCCTCAGCACATCTAGGCCCCACAAAGCCACAGAAAATCATCATTGGATCCTGCTTCAGCTGCAAGCGGTCATCCAGCACCAGCTGTGAGCGGAAACAGACCTCCTGGTCCTCCTCAAACCCCGGCATGGTTTCCATATCCACAACAGCGTCCACCCAAGAGTGGCTCAGAGCTGAGCAGATGGCCACCTTCAACAGCTATGTATCCTTAGAGGATGATGAGCGCCGGTCATCTTCTGGAACCTTACAGGCAGGTCAGATGAACCCAGCCTGCGAGCAGGATGAGAGTCATGAGCTGGCTAGCCTCAATGAAGGCCTCTACATTGCCTCCCATCCCAAGTGTGgcttacaaaaaaacaagaggggTATCTCCTACAAGTTCAGGCTGGTCCCAAAGGACGAGAGCCCCCGACCAGGCAGAAACAGGGAGGCCAAAACGATGCCCTCAACTTGCTCCTCAGCAGAGTCCCTGGgtcacccctccacctcctcctcttcttcccgAATATCTGGCCCCATCCTGAAGAGCCAAAACagcaagaggaagaggatggtcCTCATCAAGGAGAAGAAGGCAGCGCAGACTCTGAGCGCCATCCTCCTGGCCTTCATACTCACATGGACTCCCTATAACATCATGGTGCTCGTCTCCACTTTCTGCTCCGACTGTGTCCCGCTCTCACTCTGGCACCTGGGCTACTGGCTCTGCTATGTCAACAGCACAGTCAACCCCATGTGCTACGCCCTCTGCAACAAGACCTTCCGGAAGACCTTCCGCACGCTGCTACTGTGCcagtggaagaggaggagggatgAGGAGAGGCTGTACTGGGGTGGCCAGAGTGTGGTGATGGGCAGTAAAGTGACATGA